Genomic segment of Bos taurus isolate L1 Dominette 01449 registration number 42190680 breed Hereford chromosome X, ARS-UCD2.0, whole genome shotgun sequence:
aaaagtgaaagaggagagtgaaaaagctggcttaaaactcaacattcaaaaaacaaagatcatggcatccggtcccatcacttcatggcaaatagatggagaaacaatggaaacagcgacagactttatttttctgggctccaaaatcactgcagatggtgactgcatccacgaaattaaaagacgcttgctctttggaagaaaagctatgaccaacctagacagcatactaaaaagcagagatgttactttgccaagaaaggcctgtgtagtcaaagctatggtttttccagtagttctgtacggatgtgagagctggaccataaagaaggctgaatgctgaagaattaatgcttttgagctgtggtgttggagaagactcttgagagtcccttggactgaaaggagatccaaccagtcaatcttaaaggaaatcaaccctgaatattcattggaagaactgatactgaagctgaaactccaatactttggccacctgatgcgaagaactgactcatttgaaaagactctgatcctgggaaagattgaaagcaggaggagacggggacgacagaggatgagagggttggatggcatcactgactcgatggatatgagttcgagcaagttccaggagatggtgaaggatagggaaaacagcagtactacagtccatggggtcacagagttggacacgactgagcgactgaacaacaagcctcAACTGAGGAAAAAGCAACTGGGCCTCTACTCGGAACATCACATGAGGCAGGCTTGGCTCCCTGGCATGAGGGGAACTATAGAACTCTCAGTGGGGCCTGGGTCGGGGGGTGGAATCTAGAGatgagatttttatatttatcaagAGAGATCAGATAGGGTCGAAAAATACTGGAAAACTCTCTTCAAGCAAAAATCTAATCTTGTCACTATCCTACCTACAGCCCTCCAGTGGCTCCACAGTGCCCTCTTGAGCAAGTTCACTTTTTCTGGCCAATCTCTGAACCACTTTTCACAACCACCTTCAAGAAATCAAATCGGGTTATTTGCTTCTTCCTGAAACACTCCATACTCCATGTCTTGCCCACCTGAGGAGACAGGGATGGAGACAAGGATAcctgggcagagctggggttgGGTAGAGAACATGGCTGCCATGGGCCCACCCAGTGGCTGGCAGGAAAGAGCTAGGCTTCGAGTCCTGACAGAGGGCCTGGCTTGCCCCCTTCACCTCCTCAACTGGTCTGCTTCTCTCCTAGTCTCCCTCACAGAGCCCTGTTCCGTCCACCACTGCCAACCTCCATCTTTCCTGTCCTTCTTCAATTGCCTTGACACAGGCTCCCTCCATTTCTTGCCTTGCCGCCTGACACGGTCCCCCAGAAGTGTCAGCCCTGCCCCACTTCCTAGTAGCCCCTCACAGTGAACCCCAGGGGTTGACCCCACTACCCAGGTTCCTATTTCACAAGGAATTAACTCAGTGAAATAGAGGCACAGAGGATGTTAAAGGCAAGAGAACCACTTGCAAGGCTGAGACTCCAATCCAGGGTGCCCCCCGGCCCAGTGTTCTTCCTCTGTCCTCACACCAACAGTTTGTGCTCACCAAAGGAAAGGTAGAGAAGAGCTCCACCATCTTCTTCTCAGTCCCCATATGGCCTTCCTATTCCCAGGGAGCCATCCTCCTTGCCCAGAGGCCAGCAAGAGGTCAAGCACAAGGTTGTGTGACCTTAGCTCACTTTTATGGCCTCTATGCCTCAGTcgagaagcaatagttagaaatggacatggaacaacagactgggtccaaattgggagaggagtacgtcaaggctgtatattgtcaccctacttatttaacttatatacagagtatatcatgtgaaatgccaggctggatgaagcacaagatggaatcaagattgccggtagaaatatcaataacctcagatacacagatgacaccacccttatggcagaaagcgaaaaagagctaaagagcctcttgatgagagtgaaagaagagagtgaaaattttggcttaaaactcaacattcaaaaaacgataatcatggcatccggtcccatcacttcatggcaaatagatgaaaaacaatagaaatagtgagagactttattttgggggctccaaaatcactgcagatggtgactgcagccatgaaatgaaaagatgcttgctccttggaagaaaagctatgaccaacctagatagtgtattaaaaagcagagacataacttcgccaacaaaggtccgtctagtcaaagctatggtttttccagtagccatgtacggatatgagagttggaccataaagaagactgagcaccgaaaaactgatccttttaaactgtgatgttggagaaggcttttgagagccctttggactgaaaggagatcaaatcagtccatcctagaggaaatcaaccctgaatattcattggaaggactgatgcttaagctgacactccaatactttggccacctgatgcaaagaactgactggaaaagaccctgatgctgggaaagattgaaggcaggaggagaaggggacaacagaggataagattgttggatggcatcactgactcgatggacatgggtttgagcaagctccaggagttgttgatagacagggaggcctggcgtgctgcagtccatggggtcgaaaagagtcggacatgattgagtgactgaactgaactgatgcgttGGTCCACCTGTATTCAAAGTAGGGGATGACTCATGAGAATGACTACCTCATAGTCGAGGCTGGAGTTAATccaggtgcctggcacacagtaagtgctcaataaagacTCGCCACTGAGCTAACTCTTCTGATTAGAGAAGGGTGAGGAATGTGTCTCTTATGTTCTAATTCTATATCCCTTCAGGCAGTGCCAAACCACCATGTTCAAAGCCAATCTCGCTGTCTCTCCCCCAAACCCACCCCAGCTGAACCCCTCTTGGTGAATGGTTCCATGGGCCACCACAGACCTCCTCTCCTTCATTCCCCACCCTCAACCCATCACTGACTTCTAAAGAGCTCCCAGGACCACCGCCCTAGTCTCCAGATACCCAGGGAGGGCCCCTAGGTTGAGCATCCCTGAAACTCCTGACACCCAGGGGTTTGCTCCAGGACAGAGCATGAGACCCACCCTGAGTGGCCCAGAACGAGGGAGACAGCTTCGTCTCATCTCACCCACaggggctcccctgtccatcaccaactccaagggcttgctcaaactcacatccatcgagtcagtgatgccatccaagcatctcgtcctgtgtcgtccccttctcctcctgccttcaatctttcccagcatcagggtcttttccaatgagtcaaatgcCAAATTTGATCATCAagtgccaaagtattgcagtgttagcttcagcatcagtctttccagtgaatattcaggactgatttcctttaggatggactggccaGTCCTTTGATCCCGACTCCCAACTCACAGAAGCTCAGCACCTGCCCAGCGTGGACAATGGCGCTGTCTGGCTCCCACCCCAACGCTGGCTCATCACTGGCCAGAGGCTTCCCCAGCCTGGCTCCAGTCTGACAGGTCCCTCCAGTAGCAGCCCCAGTGCCTGAGCACCTGCTGTTCCCTGAGCCTGGAAATGCTCCCATGGCCTGGGTGACCCAAAGCTTTCTTTTCACAAACTGCCCCTCAGATGGGAAGGGCTTGGAGGGATGAAGGGAAGGATGCCACCTCTGCCTGACTCGGAAGAAGGCAGGATTTGGGGGAGACGTGGTTCTGAGCAGCTGCCCCAGGTGCTGAAGGATcaacgggggtggggggagggggtgggctcTTGGGGAACACGTGACCTTGGCGCCACCTACTGGCCGGAAGTCAAATTGCACTGTATCTCCCTGCGGCctgacttcctggtggctcagatggtaaagcatctgcctacaatccgggagacccgggttcaatccctggatcgggaagatctcctggagaaggaaatggcaacccactccagtattcttgcctcgaaaatcccatggacagaggagcctggtaagctatagtccatggggtcacaaagagtcggacatgactgagtgacttcacttccctGCGGCCAGAGCCAGGGCTGACTCTTCAGTGAGGACCAGGGGGCAACCTGGGCTGGGTGTCTCTGAAGGAGTGCCATTCCTTCTGGAAGGCTGGCTCTGGTGTGCCGGCTCAAGCCTCCAGGAGCAGCCAGCGGCTACTCTCTCCTGCGTCTGAGGAAGCCCAGCCCCTCCGCTGCAGGGCCTTCTGTgtaagagtgggcacccttgacCCGCGGGCCCAGCGCTTGGCGCACACTAAAGGCCCCATCAATTTGGACGGCAGAATGAGACAGTGTGGGTGTACTGGGGAGACAGTATGAACAACCGAAATGAGGGAAGGAGAGCCAGTGAAGTGGACGTCTGAGGGGGCAGGACAGTTCTTGACAAGGCCCCAAGTGGCAGGCAGGCCAGGTTGCTGGAGGTTAAGAGGCCAAGCTCTGGAGACCTGGccacagtcccttggactgctggCAGCTGGTGTGGTGGGACCTCACTGTTTGACTGTTTGACCCTGAGGCCTTGAGCAAACGACAGCCTAAAAGTGCccgtggtgacagaggatgaagctGCCTTCCCCCACAGGACTTGCCCCAGGGCTCAGGGGCCCATAGGTAGATGTATATGGAAGGTAGTGAGTGGGGGGAGGAGAAAGCCAGAGAAGGCACTTGGGGTTTGGGAAGCAGCAGGCAGGCATGCCCTGTTCCAGCCCCACCCCTGAGCACCAGGCCAGCCCTGCTCTGGGGTTTCTCGCTGCCTCCGTTCAGGGCCCAAATGTCAACACGGAGAAGTGTCTTCATCAGGTTCTGCAGTGGCTGGACGGGGCGGAGCTCCAGAGCCCGGCCTTGATAGGTCCAGAGCCTTTCCTAGTGCTGCTCAGGGCGACTCAGGCTGGCACGGGCCGGTAGGGCGAAGGGGTGGCCTGCTGGCCCAGAACTCAGGGTGCTCCCTCTGGCCCGGATGGGGCCAAGGTCCTCAGAGTCTTCCCGTGAGGAGCACAAACAGGGCAAAGGCCCTGTGGAGCCTGGAGCCCAGGTGCACCGAAGCCACGACCCAGCACACGGTGCGGGCCCCAGTGGCGCCCCCTACTGGCCAGGGGCTCCTCCCTCAGCCTTGGATACCGAGGCTGGAGAGCCTTTGCCTGCAAACACAGGGCGTGCACTGTCCGTCCAGGGCCCCAGGAAGCAAGGGAAGGAACGGAGAGGGCAAAAAACGGCCCAGGACTCTAGTTGCCCCTGagcacagcccagcccagccctggaggCCTGGAGACAGCCCTCGCCGCCTCCCACCCCCGCTGCCAGCAGGAGATGCGCCCATTCTCTCCCAGGGCCCCAGAGCCACATGCAGGCCGACCCCAAGTGGTGGCCCTGCTGGCCTGCTGGGCTGACTCTTGCTAGCACTTTGGAGAGTGAGGACAGGAAGTCCTTGGCCCACCGGGTGCTTGTGTGCGGAAGTTCGGGCAATGATGGACCAAGTCTCACGGCCGTGGACCTGCCTCCTTGATTTCCTTCCCGTGGAAGACACCCAGCCCCTTCCACCCTCGCCCTGCCACCCCTCATCCCTCCTTCCAGCTCACCACTGCCCACTGTTCTGTCTGTCTTTATTGATTtgggggagactggggtgggtggggggatcTGGAGGGCCACGACATAAGCAGGACCACCCACAGCAAAGCACACAACAGGCACGGGCCAGACATCCCTGGGGCCTGTTGGCTCGTAGCCAGGGTGTGGTGGCAACAGGGGAGGGAAAGTCTGCAAATGCCCCACCCCAGCGCCATGCACCCCACCCAACAGGACTCGAACTCTCCCCACAGCGACCCACCCTGGGCTGGCGGGGTGGGGTGTGTAGAGCTGGGGGCTCTGAGGGTCCATGCGCTCAGCCTGGGCATCTGcctggaggagagggaaagagagaagcacAGGAAAACGGACACTCAGGAGCCCCCCCCCACCATGGCCTGCCCTGTGCCCCCGGCCCCCAGCCCAGGCTCTCAGCAGAGGTGCCCACTGGGGCCTGGCACTGGGCCCCTCAAGAATCCAGGCCAGCAGCATGGCCTGCCCCCCGCAcctctctctcatccccttcttggGGGACCCCGGCTCCCCCGCTACCCCTGTCTGTGCTCTCCACCCTCAGCCCACTGAGCTCTAGGCCACCCGGGGCCTGCCACTTCTGGAGTTCGCCAAGGAGCCATCTCCCAGCATGCACCTGGCTGTCACCACTCGGGGGGCTGGCTGGTCGGAAGGCCCGGGTGGCTGCGGCTCATCACCCTCCGTCCAGAGGCCTCATTCTCCAGGCTCTGCCCCAGCTTGCGGATGTGGCGGAGGAAGGAGGTAGCATTGAATGCGCGCTGCCAGGAGAGAGGGGTGTCAGGCCACCACATCTCGGGCCCAAGACTTGGAGGCCCACAAAGGTCACTGGCCACCCAGACCATCCTCCTGAGGCTGACGGGAGGAGCAGCCAGCCTTGAGCTGATTCCCCCAGGTCCCTGTCCACACTGACCTTCCAGTGATTTCGAGCAAAATTCTTCTGGATCTGCTCACTGACGGAGCCCAGGATGTCCTTGTCAAAAGCTGTATCTCCGGAGATCCTAGAGGGTGGCCGGAGGTCAGTGGCAGTGGGGGTTCTGAAGGTTCCCCCTGGACAGTTCAGCAGAGGTCCCACTCACCAAAGATGCTGTAAGGCCTGCTGGCAGGTGAATCTCTTCTGAGGGTCTCGCTCAAGAAGGTGCCGGATGAAGTCTTTGGCTGAAGCCGGGAAGCCAGGTCAGACCGGGGTCAGCCCCCCATGTCCCCATGGGCCCTCATCCCTACCCACCTCCCTGAGCTCTGGATCAGCCTCAAGTTCACCTGATTCTGAGATGTCATCCCAAAAGGGAGAGTCAAACTCGTAGTTGGCCCTCAGGATCTGGCTGAAGAGTTCAGGGTCGCTCTCGTCGTAGAAGGGGGGGTACCCACACAGCCTGGCACCCACAGATGAATCAGCCAGCTGTCCAAACCTCCCCAACCCAGCCGGGGGCAGGCAGGCAGAAGAAGAACCTTCCCAGTGGTCACTCACAGGATGTAGGAGATGACACCCAGGGCCCACACATCTACGGCCTTCCCGTAGGGTTTCTGCTCCAAGAGCTCCGGGGCTGGAggccagagacagacagacacacacccgtgcacacacacattgtgCCTTCAGTGCGGCCTAGTGGACCCACCGCCTGCCCTGCCCCTGGCACCACAGCACCCACagcaccccctgccccctcccccggcTCCCCGTGGAGCCTGGGGGCACCCCCTCACTCACCCACATAGCCTGGGGTCCCACAGGCGGTGCCTAGCATGTTGCCCGCCTGGATTTTGGAGAGACCGAAGTCAGAGACCATGATCTTGGAGTCCTCGAAGGGGGTGGCGTAGAGGAGGTTTTCAGGCTGTGACGCACAGATGGCAGAAAGAACGGCAGGTCAGCCCCAGTGTGGCTCTGGGAGCTGGGTGCCCTCAGGTTCCCAAGATCCCTGGCACAGGGACACCGGGCAAGCCCCAGGTGGGCAGGCACCTTGAGGTCTCGGTGCACGATGCCCAGGCTGTGCAGGTAGGAGACAGCGCCAAGGACCTGGGCCACCAGGTGGCTAGCATCCTTCTCTGTGTAGGAGCCGCGCTCCATGATTCGATCGAACAGCTCACCCCCTGTCACCCTGAGGAGAGCAGTGACTCAGCGGACCCAGGCCCCACCGGCCCCAGCTTACCACGCAAACccagcgccccccaccccaccccgcctgACCCTGCGGTCCTCACAGCTCCATGGCCAGATAGAGGTGTGAAGGGCTCTCGTGGACATCTTCCAGAGCCACAATGTTGGGGTGGCTGACCCTGCAACGGCACAAAGACGTCCCCTGTGGgccaccactgggaagcccagcaaCCTCTTTACTTCCTCCCAGCCTGGCCCAGTCCAGCCAGGCAGAGACCAGGCCAGGCCTTTCTTGGGGCCACcagggcaggtggggtggggggtggggggatggcgctccagcccagaatactccCCAGCCCTGGTGGGGCACACACCTGCGGAGCACCGCGATCTCATTTTCCACCAAGGCCTCCTTGCCTCGAAGAGCCTTCTTGGGGATGCACTTGAGAGCGACAAGGTGTGAGGAGCCACGCTCCTGGGCCAGGACCACTTCAGAGAAAGCGCCCCTgcagcagagaggcaggcaggcagggagggacAGGACGGGAAAGGACCCCTGAGCTGAAGGAGATGGAGAGGCCCTCTAGGTCCCATAGcacccctgccccccccccccacgaAGACACACAAAttcctagacacacacacacactcacgagCCGAGCTTCTCGCGGATCTCATAGAC
This window contains:
- the PNCK gene encoding calcium/calmodulin-dependent protein kinase type 1B isoform X1; the protein is MWVKKLLHGCRRWWCKGPGVDPVWLPAGVVGWWLLEPAGTRTNDQGRRRGRPARADCLTRRPAGPRPHAPPPAGRRARLGGGGTAGARARGSARRPLPRGDSAASLGLQTCCCSRNRRRISAASMRSARSSARECVGAFSEVVLAQERGSSHLVALKCIPKKALRGKEALVENEIAVLRRVSHPNIVALEDVHESPSHLYLAMELVTGGELFDRIMERGSYTEKDASHLVAQVLGAVSYLHSLGIVHRDLKPENLLYATPFEDSKIMVSDFGLSKIQAGNMLGTACGTPGYVAPELLEQKPYGKAVDVWALGVISYILLCGYPPFYDESDPELFSQILRANYEFDSPFWDDISESAKDFIRHLLERDPQKRFTCQQALQHLWISGDTAFDKDILGSVSEQIQKNFARNHWKRAFNATSFLRHIRKLGQSLENEASGRRVMSRSHPGLPTSQPPEW
- the PNCK gene encoding calcium/calmodulin-dependent protein kinase type 1B isoform X2, which codes for MLLLKKQTEDISSVYEIREKLGSGAFSEVVLAQERGSSHLVALKCIPKKALRGKEALVENEIAVLRRVSHPNIVALEDVHESPSHLYLAMELVTGGELFDRIMERGSYTEKDASHLVAQVLGAVSYLHSLGIVHRDLKPENLLYATPFEDSKIMVSDFGLSKIQAGNMLGTACGTPGYVAPELLEQKPYGKAVDVWALGVISYILLCGYPPFYDESDPELFSQILRANYEFDSPFWDDISESAKDFIRHLLERDPQKRFTCQQALQHLWISGDTAFDKDILGSVSEQIQKNFARNHWKRAFNATSFLRHIRKLGQSLENEASGRRVMSRSHPGLPTSQPPEW
- the PNCK gene encoding calcium/calmodulin-dependent protein kinase type 1B isoform X3 is translated as MRSARSSARECVGAFSEVVLAQERGSSHLVALKCIPKKALRGKEALVENEIAVLRRVSHPNIVALEDVHESPSHLYLAMELVTGGELFDRIMERGSYTEKDASHLVAQVLGAVSYLHSLGIVHRDLKPENLLYATPFEDSKIMVSDFGLSKIQAGNMLGTACGTPGYVAPELLEQKPYGKAVDVWALGVISYILLCGYPPFYDESDPELFSQILRANYEFDSPFWDDISESAKDFIRHLLERDPQKRFTCQQALQHLWISGDTAFDKDILGSVSEQIQKNFARNHWKRAFNATSFLRHIRKLGQSLENEASGRRVMSRSHPGLPTSQPPEW